Proteins encoded within one genomic window of Gallus gallus isolate bGalGal1 chromosome 1, bGalGal1.mat.broiler.GRCg7b, whole genome shotgun sequence:
- the LOC431250 gene encoding G-protein coupled receptor 183-like, with product MAAVVATLPPANFTSNQSSCNVHNHHFSAKVTFSLFYTVLLVFGACGNILALCITFQRRKKKLNSTDLYLVNLALSDALFTLALPGRIAYYVLEFNWPFGDWFCRVTAFVFYMNTYVSIYFMTCVSVDRYIAVVRIRHPGRTRRVSCARAVCALVWFLVFLQTAPLLLRPMTRRMGDKLTCMEYFNFEEIPKLPYLLLVACVLGFFLPVGIILVCYVQINLKLCQTAKENPLTVRNGHHHRAFTVILVVLLALLLCFSPYHINIVQFMVRKILYQPSCREQQAFKMSLQVTVAFMNLNCCIDPIIYFFAFRGYKRRLLRIFRNSGSMATSSTAKTPSESNSNSQPPGSSSV from the coding sequence ATGGCTGCAGTGGTGGCCACGCTCCCACCTGCCAACTTCACCTCCAACCAGAGCAGCTGCAACGTGCACAACCACCACTTCTCCGCCAAGGTCACCTTCTCCCTCTTCTACACTGTCCTGCTGGTGTTCGGCGCCTGCGGCAACATCCTGGCCCTCTGCATCACCTTCCAGCGCAGGAAGAAGAAACTCAACTCCACTGATCTCTACCTGGTGAACCTGGCTCTGTCCGATGCCCTCTTCACACTGGCGCTGCCTGGCAGGATCGCCTACTATGTCCTGGAGTTTAACTGGCCCTTCGGGGACTGGTTCTGCCGGGTCACCGCCTTCGTCTTCTACATGAACACCTACGTGAGCATCTACTTCATGACCTGTGTCAGCGTGGACCGCTACATTGCTGTGGTGCGCATCAGGCACCCTGGCAGGACCCGCAGGgtcagctgtgccagggctgtcTGCGCCCTCGTCTGGTTCCTGGTGTTCCTGCAGACGGCACCGCTGCTGCTGCGGCCCATGACGCGCCGGATGGGTGACAAGCTGACATGCATGGAGTACTTCAACTTCGAGGAGATTCCCAAGCTGCCCTACCTGCTCCTGGTGGCCTGCGTGCTTGGCTTCTTCCTGCCCGTGGGCATCATCTTGGTGTGCTATGTGCAGATCAACCTCAAGCTCTGCCAGACCGCCAAGGAGAACCCACTGACTGTGAGGAACGGGCACCACCACCGGGCCTTCACGGTCATCTtggtggtgctgctggctctcttgctttgtttcagcCCCTACCACATCAACATCGTCCAGTTCATGGTCAGGAAGATCCTCTACCAGCCATCTTGCCGTGAGCAGCAGGCCTTCAAGATGTCCCTGCAAGTCACCGTGGCATTCATGAACCTCAACTGCTGCATTGATCCCATCATCTACTTCTTCGCCTTCCGAGGCTATAAGAGGAGGCTTCTTCGCATCTTCAGGAACAGTGGCTCCATGGCCACCTCCTCCACCGCCAAGACCCCCTCTGAGAGCAACAGCAACAGCCAGCCACCCGGCTCCAGCTCTGTCTAA